TGAATGTGTTTTTTCCTCATTTTTGGACTAAAAAGTCTTATTTTACTTGACGTTTGAGGATTTTGACGTCTCGATAATGGAGGCGATTTGACTCGGCATTTCCAGGGAAAAAAACGACTTTCGGTATGGGAACAATTTCTACAATATTATTGACGGATGATCAGTCGGAACGTCTGCGTTCCCTATTGGAAGAGAATGGGTATGAATTCAGGAAAGTGCCTTATGCCCGGTACAGTTACACGCGTCCGGGATTGACGGTAACGGTTTATGAAAAAGGAAACAAGTTGCTTGTCCAAGGAAAGGATGCCGAGGAATGGGTGGAGTTTACGCTGGAACCGCAGATTTTGGGCCAGAGCATGTTTTCTCTTACAGCCGGAGGAGGAACTCCCGCCGGGAAACTTGAGCCGTGTACTCCCCATTTCGGAATCGATGAAAGCGGCAAGGGAGACTACTTCGGTCCGCTTGTCATTGCAGGAGTGTATGTCGATGAGGTTATCGCGGACAGGTTGACAACGCTGGGAGCATGCGACAGCAAACTCGTTTCTTCATCTTCCAGAATCCGTTCCCTGGCCTCTGCCATCCGGAAGGTGCCTGGCATCCAATATGTCGTCGTGAGCGTTGGTCCGGAACGCTACAATGAACTCTATGAGCATTTCAAAAATTTAAATACTTTTCTGGCTTGGGGACATACCCGTGTGATTGCCGGATTGCTGGAGAAGGTGCCTTCGTGTCCCCGTGCCTTGAGTGACCAGTTTGCCCATGCTTCCGTGTTGAAGAGGGCTCTTGCCCAACGGAAGCTTGACATTAAGTTGGAGCAAAGAACCAAGGCAGAGAGCGATGTCGCCGTGGCCGCAGCTTCCATCCTGGCTCGTGAGCGTTTCGTCAACTGGATGGACGAGGCTTCGCAGGCAGGCAAAGTGAAATTGCCGCTGGG
This is a stretch of genomic DNA from Akkermansia sp. N21116. It encodes these proteins:
- the rnhC gene encoding ribonuclease HIII — translated: MGTISTILLTDDQSERLRSLLEENGYEFRKVPYARYSYTRPGLTVTVYEKGNKLLVQGKDAEEWVEFTLEPQILGQSMFSLTAGGGTPAGKLEPCTPHFGIDESGKGDYFGPLVIAGVYVDEVIADRLTTLGACDSKLVSSSSRIRSLASAIRKVPGIQYVVVSVGPERYNELYEHFKNLNTFLAWGHTRVIAGLLEKVPSCPRALSDQFAHASVLKRALAQRKLDIKLEQRTKAESDVAVAAASILARERFVNWMDEASQAGKVKLPLGASRQVIEAARKLVEVHGEEMLSKVAKMHFKTTQSVLPGK